A single genomic interval of Thermoplasmata archaeon harbors:
- a CDS encoding antitoxin VapB family protein, whose protein sequence is METTSIALDREAYDLLKRHKRPGETFSQVVKRLAGRRRPLSSFAGAWKDLPANRFREIAAERKRARRMDEERFDRLLRSGG, encoded by the coding sequence ATGGAGACCACGTCCATCGCACTGGATCGGGAAGCCTACGACCTCCTGAAGCGGCACAAGCGTCCGGGCGAGACGTTCAGTCAGGTGGTCAAGCGGCTCGCCGGAAGGCGCCGACCGCTCTCCAGCTTCGCCGGAGCCTGGAAGGACTTACCCGCGAACCGCTTCCGCGAGATCGCGGCCGAGCGCAAGCGGGCGCGGCGCATGGACGAGGAGCGCTTCGATCGGCTCCTGCGGAGCGGAGGCTGA